One window of the Lemur catta isolate mLemCat1 chromosome 6, mLemCat1.pri, whole genome shotgun sequence genome contains the following:
- the SOCS2 gene encoding suppressor of cytokine signaling 2 — protein sequence MTLRCLESSGNGAEGTRSQWGTAGSAEEPSPEAARLAKALRELGQTGWYWGSMTVNEAKEKLKEAPEGTFLIRDSSHSDYLLTISVKTSAGPTNLRIEYQDGKFRLDSIICVKSKLKQFDSVVHLIDYYVQMCKDKRTGPEAPRNGTVHLYLTKPLYTSAPPLQHLCRLTINKCTGTIWGLPLPTRLKDYLEEYKFQV from the exons ATGACCCTGCGGTGCCTTGAGTCCTCTGGGAATGGCGCGGAAGGGACGCGGAGCCAGTGGGGGACCGCGGGGTCAGCAGAGGAGCCCTCCCCGGAGGCGGCGCGTCTGGCGAAGGCCCTGCGGGAGCTCGGTCAAACAG GATGGTACTGGGGAAGTATGACTGTTAACGAAgccaaagagaaattaaaagaggCACCAGAAGGAACTTTCTTGATTAGAGATAGCTCGCACTCAGACTACCTACTAACAATATCTGTTAAAACATCAGCCGGACCAACTAATCTGCGAATTGAATACCAAGATGGGAAATTCAGATTGGACTCTATCATATGTGTCAAGTCCAAGCTTAAACAATTTGACAGTGTGGTTCATCTGATCGACTACTATGTTCAGATGTGCAAGGATAAGCGGACGGGCCCAGAAGCCCCCCGGAATGGCACTGTTCACCTTTACCTGACCAAACCGCTCTACACGTCAGCACCACCTCTGCAGCATCTCTGTAGACTCACCATTAACAAATGTACCGGTACCATCTGGGGATTGCCTTTACCAACAAGACTAAAAGATTACTTGGAAGAATATAAATTCCAGGTATaa